The window agaatttggagttggtcccagcggcgtaccatagacttgctcggatttcagctactcagaggagacttgaggcataactgcacagcgttcgcagttctgaagtccccgtctactttactttagctgtgtgtttgtttctagacagctttattttattcaggcctttatttgtatttattctagaagctcgtgcacttgtgacaccaattctgggatggtatttagacaccgttgtctttatggattaatcactatatttcaaaccgtacttccgcatttatttatttgttattaataaatttaaagattgtttaaaattGATTAATATCATtctagtgttggcttgcctagcaagtaaaatgttaggcgctatcacggtccgaaggtgagaattttaggtcgtgacagatATTGGCAggttgtattcatatgtatttaaCAGGTTATATTTCAAGTCAGAAACAGTGTTTAGATGTGTTTCACATTCAGAAACCATATACAATCTCACATCTAAACATGTTTTGTATTTAGATATATTTAAATGTATTCAAAAACATGAATGATTTATGATGAATGGCATATGAAATCTATTTACAATACACACATATTCTGACATTTTGTATTGATATGTAATAGTCTTATTGTAATTATGTATTCAGATTTAATACACCAACTAACTATATCCATAATATATTCACGCAAAAATTCAAAATGTATTATTTCAAAATGTAACCTGAATCTATGACACATCGTTATAACACTAATACAAGTCAGAATGTGAACTAAGTCCTACGTGGAGAATTTCTACAAGTACGCTTATTATGACCTTCATGCCCACATATACTATATgaatgttgatttttcttctgttGCAATTCACTGAACGGCTTATCGCGCTTCTTCTTTGGCCTTCCAGGAGGTCTTTTCCATTTAAGTGGTAAGACAACTTCCTCTGATATATGTGTTGGTATATTCTATTCATTTCGGTCTGGCAGCGGATACACGGGCACCTCATATGTCATTACAACAGACTTTGGTTTGTAATAGTCAGAGCAATAATCTTCTGGCATTAGAAACTTGCTCTTCAAGATAGCCCAAGCGTGTTGGCATGGTAATTCATCAACTTGGAACCGCCCACAACTGCATTTTCTCTCTAAGAGGCACACAGTGTAATGCCTTCCTTCATCGTTCACTGTATACAAGTATTCGGTCGATGGTACCACCTACATTTAAATATAGACCAATTAGtttaaaatactttttaaaaaattatttatatatcaAAGAATAGACGTATTAATTACAATATAGATATATAattgaaatataatttaaatatacAGCATTAAACTTTTATTTAGCTTTCAGAATCATCATATATATTTAATTCAAACAAATTTGTATTGAATAcaaacatatatgtatatataaaatacaaaGAAATACATTGAATACAATGGAATACATTCTATATGTAGGCTGGCAGAATATTAAAGATTATTACATCTTGACTGGTGAATACAGTGATATACAGTAACTATCTGCTTATGAAGTGCATATGGTTAGAAACAAAACCATTAAATTCAACTAACGATACAATTAGCGTAAGTTCTGTATTTTGAATAGTAGAAATTGATACCAGGGATAAATATAGGATACAATGACTTATAAAAAAATAACTTACAGTCATGCGTGTAGACATTGCCTCATTCAAGGTAAGCATATCTTGGTAGTTTTTTCCAAGCGTTGTGTATGTTTGTGAAGCTTCTTTCCGATTGCTGCAATTCCAACGTCCAAACATCTTCCTAACTTCTTCGAGGAAGTCGTATATTGGCAATTCCCTTGCTGACACAAGTGCGACATTGATTGACTCAACAATATTTGACATCATGGTCCATCCTCTGTTAACAGGTGCATACAACCTAGCTCACTTTTCGTATCCAGCTAACTCCAAGTATTCTTTCACCCTAATATCTATCTTCTCCACCTTCTCCATTAGACTATCAAATTCAGCCTGTGTGTATGCTTTTTCCATCGAGAAGTATATCTCGCTCAACTTTGAATGACTCTTTTTAAATTTCTTATATACGTTGTTCCATAGATGCCATATACAAGCAAAATGTGATACCGCTGGATACACTCTTGATACAGATTTGATGATACTCTCATTCCTATCTGAAACGATGCACATGTTTTCCCTCTCACCATATGCTtccttgaattgctcaaagaaccacGACAAAGCAGCATCGTTATCTAAATCAATAACACCATATGCTAGTGGCAGTATATGACCTGTAAAGACAATTGCATACATATTATAAATATGTATTTCAATCTTTAATAGGCAGTAATATTATCAAATTTCATTATAATCCCCATACTCACCTGCACCATCCAACGTGCTGGCCAAGACGAATGTCCCGGTGTAATACGATTTTAAGTGGCTTCCATCCACAACCACAATGGGTCTACAATGATCGAACCCCTTTATAAAGGCATACAAAGATATATACACATACATGAACTAATTTTTTGGCGATTTTACCATTCTAATGTGTGAACTAGGATATGTCATATCCATTGTATATAAGTATCCTGATAATTTATTGTATGAATCAACTGGTTCACCTCTAAAAAAATTTATTGCCTTTTCTTTAGTCTGCCACGCCAACATGTAACTAACATCTACACCAAAATCTGatttcacatcatcaattatatccTTTGGGGTGTATTTCCTCTTATGATTAGTAAGCTTGGACCTAATCATACCACCGATAAGACTGCTACTTGCTTGACGTTGCTCATACACCTTATCCTTCAACGGACATGTATGCTTATCATTGAATTCTCTCACAGCTATACATTTATGATTTGTTAATGCTAGATGCCTTAAACCTCCATTCACAATCCTCTGATATACATAATAATGTATAGctgcaaataatatttttacaataTATACGATGAGTATAAATGATCAACAATTCACTAATATAATGTGAATACAttgttacatatatatatatatatatatatatatatatatatatatatatatatatatatatatatatatatatatatatatacacattattATAAAATACAAACATATACATGTGAATAAgactataattatatatatacatttaaatatctataaaaacATCTAAAAACAAACAACGAAAGCCACTATAATATCTATTTTTACCAGTAAAATACAGATGAATACATTTGTATGAAATACGTAGGAACTCCGGTGAAAGTCAAGAATATACATCCAAACACATCTGAATACATATAAATAAAAATTCTACCaagaatataatatataaaaaatctcaAAATACAAATGTCTACATGTGATTACGgctgtagttatatatatacaatcaCATACGTATAAATACATCTAAGAACATCTAGTGAAAGTCACTGTAATAAATATTCATCATTAAAATACAGATGAATACATGTATTTGAATGTCACATTAATAATTATTATATGTTtaatatttgaaagttatgtAAATACACCCAAACAAAtctaaatacatctaaatacaatttaaatattctgccATGGAAACAATATACAATTTCACACTCACTTTACACAATAATGCATTTGAATATAACTTGATGTTTAACAAATTATAGTTAAAAACGCTCATACCTGATAGTATTAGACCTATCTACCCGGAATTAAAATCTTTCAGATATTGCATAATACTCCATCACCTGTTTCAATGTAGCCTTATCCTTATATACTTGCCCAGCCATAACCTCTCTTTGATTAGTTTTTGAAATAATCAAATCCGTGTCCAATTCGAACACCTCAATTGGTTCTCCTGAGTTGAAAGACTGTATAGCAAGTGTATAATCTGTATCAAAATTACACCTTTGATTTGCTTCGTCAAGTTGCACAATGTCGCCTTCAATTAAACTACCTCCAACTATAACTTCATTGTCAATTGTAGTTATGTACAAAGGATACATCCCGAATTCTCTGTTCACCCTTTTCAACTCTACATACACCCTGTAACCCATGTCGTTATGTATTTCCATTGGCGTGCAATTTCCATCTACTTTATATTCAATTTTGATTGACTTTGAGCGCAAATCTATGTTGAGTTGTTTAAAAATCGCAGCAACCAAATCATTGTACGACGCAAACTCCTTTATTAGTATCCCCTCAATCGAATAATCGACATAGTTCCTCTCACTGTCCCACTTGCCAAAATGGCACAACAGAACGGTTAAACTTGCCATATGTAAAATTGAATTACACCGATTTATGTATATAATTGTATAAATTTTCTGTTTTATTGCTTGAAAACAGAAACACCCACGAAACAAAATCAacagaaaatggaagaaacagacGATCGGCCACTGCTCTGTTTTGATGTATCTATCATTTTAGAAAAAAATTCAGATTAGCGTCAAAAACAGATTATGGGTGATGTAATTGAGTTAGTTTAGTTATATTAGGTGTCTAtaatgttaattgattcacttttcgTTTAAAAAAAACTGAATAGACCATGAATTGCGCTATTTACGTTACTGTATTCAGTCGAATACAGTCGAATATAATAATCTGTATAGCTGTAGTCCCCTGTTTCACGCCAAcatttgctactgtattcatgaatacagtagcttaaatataTCGAATACACTCttaaaaaactgaaaacatagctataggaagtaatatagtaaatggtagctagctaataaccactaaacaatAATGGTTTGTGAAAATTTCTCTTGTTTAAACcctatatttgttttaaaaaattcattgaatatatacaaattattaatttagaattctataacttaaaataataataattctgAACGTATAAAATTCAAATTCTGGCTCCTCCTCCGAGCAACACTCAACAGAAGGCCCACGAATATTTATTTAATAGATTAATTAGGCCGGTCCAATACATTTtcctaaagaaaaaaaatataaaaacctaTATATACAGTTGTACACAACAGATTTCAGAATAGCTTTCCTTCTAAGGACTAACATTTCCAATAGATACTCATACTCATATTCTTCTAATTTATGTGATACTTTTTACTTTTTAAGAGTTAATttgattaatttttaaaaataaattagattagatgatcaagccaataaaattaaaatttaaatattaaaaaactatacgaaaagtactatttataaTTTTTCTTATGTCAATTTAATTAAAAACAATTAAGATGTTGATCATAATTTACATCGTTTACATCTCGAAAAGCAAAAAATATCACGTAAATTGAGTCCAATGATAGTGAAGATGTATATAGCTGTGTAGAATCTTCTAGAATCAGTTATGTAGTTAGTCAGTTAGTTTAGGTTGTTAGTTAGCTGATACATCATCTATATATGTATGTGAATACACTGTACAgaaatacaagagagaaaattttcatttcatttctccCTTTCAATATTTCTCTCTCTAAGACATTCAACTCCACAATCTCTTCTGCCGATTAGGGTTCATCAATTACCCCCAAaatcaacatggtatcagagcgattAATCGTGATTGCGAGTACACGACACTGATTCTGGGAGACTCTGTTAGTTCAACGATTCAATTAATAGGTGAGTTAAAAATTGAGATTCAACAATGGCGGCAAAGACATATTTGGACCACAATCATCCATTGTTCCTTTATCCTTCAGACACGACGGGAGCTCCGATAATATCGATCCAGCTGACTGGTTCTGACAATTACATCACCTGGACTCGAGCGATGTAAATCCAGCTGCTTGGGAAGAACAAGCTAGGGTTAGTCGATGGGACTCTAAAAAGGGAGATTTTGATGCAGAACTAAGTCATCAGTGGGATCGATGTAAGGCCATCATTTTAGGATGGATCATGAGCTCAGTATCAAAGGAATTGATAACAGGGATTGTGTATGCGAAGAATGCTAGAGCTGTTTGGGAAGATCTGAGGGAACAGTTTGATAAGGTGAACACTTCACGAGTGTATCAACTGCATAAGGCAATAGCTACAATTACTCAAGGAACTGATAGTGTGTCAGTGTATTTCTCCAAACTTCGTAATCTCTGGGATGAATTTGACAACATGGTGCCACCTCCATGTGATTGTGCCAAGTCTAAAAATTTCATTGAATTCATGCAAAAAcataaggtcttacagtttttgaaGGGCTTGAATGAAACCTACGAACAAACTAGAAGCCAAATCCTGATGACTAGCCCTACACCAAGCATTAATAAGGCATATTCAATGCTGGTTGAGAGGGAAAGCCAAAGATCAATGGCCAACATCATGACAGTAGAGGATGCAAGTGATTCTGCAGCTCTTTTGGCTGGTAAGGGTGATATGCACCAGAACTATCAGAGACCAAAAAGAAACTGGAATACGCAATGTGACTATTGTAAGATGAAAGGTCATACGAAGGAAGGATGCTACAAAATTATTGGATATCCTGCAGGTTTcaaagggaagaagaagataaaCAATGCATATAATGCTTGTGCTGAAAACAATCACCCCAATGTAACTGCTGGAAATACAGGAGGCATTGGTCAACCTGGGGGATTTAACAAAGGAGAAATGGCCAGAGCACCACAATTGACCACAGAGCAGTATGATCAGATCATGAAGATGCTGAGTCTGAATATCAATCGAGAACCACAACAGGAAAATACAACCAACATGGCAAGTAATGCTTATTCATTTCTTGTTGATATAGCAAAGGCACACTGGATAATAGACACGGGAGCAACCAATCACATGGTTGCAGATCTAAGATTGTTGAATAATGTTAAAGCAGTTAACACTAAAGACACTAAAAAAGGTTAATCTACTAAATGGGGAAGTAGTACCGGTGACACATATTGGGAATTGTAGAGTCACAGGAATAGGGGAAATCAAAGATGTGTTGTTTTTACCTGATTTCCAATACAACTTTATGTCGGTGTCTAAGGTGACAAGGGATCTTAAATGTCTGGTTGCATTCTACCCTGACTTTTATTTGTTCCAGGACCTCTTCAATGGGAGGCGAAGGGGATTGGTAGAGAGAAAGATGGACTTTACCTAGTAGTATCACAAATaaataaatgtcacgacccaaaattacaccacaggagtcgtgatggcacctagtctttaagactaggtaagccgattttcattacatttttgaagcaatttttttttgaaactaagtaataaaaactaacagcggaataaatatgaatatataacatcccaagactggtagtactgagtcacaaactttaattgaatacatggaatgatcacgagaaccgaatatacaatactgtttggttacaaattaacagtacaatgaaatgaaaggactccaagagactgcgacggccaagcagctttaccttgaatccttacgatcgcgctttaactctgctcaagtccaatatctccaatacctggctctgcacaaaaatgtgcagaagtgtagtatgagtacgccacggtcggtacccagtaagtatcaagactaacctcaatggagtagagacgaggtacagtcaagacactcaccggtctaataacatgtacaatataatatacaaaataataggaaacaaataataataagggcaggttaaaacaaccagtgatatacacaacagacaacaagaataccattgaaatcactcaacaattaataaacacaatcacacccaattaaatcaagtccttcaaataaatgtctttcacatataattcttccagataactctctttcaaatataattttctcaaataattattttccaaatataattctttcaataaatcttttcaaatataatttcctcaaataaatatctttcaaatacaattctttcatataattctttttgaataaaaatccttccaaataaatattttgaatataattctttcaattaaaaagtcatcatgtgacacctcatttcataatcataaaaaaaaatacgggtctcagcccatttttatatttttcgtaaacacgggtctcagcccatttttatatttccacggcaccccgtgcccataattaaatcatatcataattgcacggacaattcacgtgccaattatcatcatcatttcatcacagcacctcgtgcccaaatttcatatcataactgcacggacaattcacgtgccaaatatcctcattatttactcacggcacctcgtgcccatatttcattttataatccgtctggcaatagccacaggctctcaatttcaaaataaatcagattgttatcgatttaccaacaacaagacaatttgcacaaggtataaaaataaacacaggaaaatcacaacatcacataaaatttATCAACACCACatccccacatcatcacatatcgtccctgacaatagccacccttatcgctcatattgccacccttatcactcctatagccacccttatcgctccgcccagacaatatcaatagccacccttatcgctcttataacCACcgttatcgctccgcccagacaatatcaatagccacccttatcgctcctatttccatccttatcgctcctatagacactattatcgctcctatagccacccttatcgctccgcccatacaatattccaacaaacacacaacaatgaaatgccacccttatacccacataatatcaacagtgaaatgacacccttatctccccaaaataataactcacacaacacaacaatttacactgAAATTTAACACGACAATATAATaaattcaattcatatcacaattttccaaATGGCCACAACCAGATTCCAAATATGTAACAaaatcaattagcttcacaacaaatagcccaaggctccacacaatgtatataacacccaaaaacaatcaatagagatagaaattactcagcataaagcaaaaccttcattaatacaaatttagataattatattaatacttattcttaagctcgcttaaattaattatttgcataagaaaattcatattggaattagtttccaagaaatattaaaccaactatactcacgaaatttcatatatatttcaagtaacaatcacatcaaattatcatataaaaataaattcaacaataaggatttaggcatggcaaacagatgatttaataattttccataattttctaatttactacacaataatgactaaaactttaattcaatgaattttgcacgtataagcctgagtacgtactcg is drawn from Nicotiana tabacum cultivar K326 chromosome 22, ASM71507v2, whole genome shotgun sequence and contains these coding sequences:
- the LOC107816686 gene encoding uncharacterized protein LOC107816686, with protein sequence MSNIVESINVALVSARELPIYDFLEEVRKMFGRWNCSNRKEASQTYTTLGKNYQDMLTLNEAMSTRMTVVPSTEYLYTVNDEGRHYTVCLLERKCSCGRFQVDELPCQHAWAILKSKFLMPEDYCSDYYKPKSVVMTYEVPVYPLPDRNE